The proteins below come from a single Aegilops tauschii subsp. strangulata cultivar AL8/78 chromosome 6, Aet v6.0, whole genome shotgun sequence genomic window:
- the LOC120966783 gene encoding uncharacterized protein, with amino-acid sequence MEAKKLKGAATMAALCVLLLLALLPREAAAKSEFCKCFDDCYPGCVSGNVPGYACDVFCANKCSPNTNHPGYGVGVGTCRMACKIQICGHSAAAPTDAADADVCVQNCNRKLSQMAQTD; translated from the exons ATGGAGGCGAAGAAGCTGAAGGGGgcggccaccatggccgcgctGTGCGTGCTCCTCCTCCTGGCGCTGCTGCCCAGGGAGGCGGCCGCCAAGTCGGAGTTCTGCAAGTGCTTCGACGACTGCTACCCCGGGTGCGTGAGCGGCAACGTGCCGGGCTACGCCTGCGATGTGTTCTGCGCCAACAAGTGCAGCCCCAACACCAACCACCCCGGCTATGGCGTCGGCGTCGGCACCTGCAGGATGGCCTGCAAGATACAGATCTGCGGCCACTCAGCGGCGGCGCCGACCG ATGCAGCTGACGCCGACGTCTGCGTGCAGAACTGCAACAGGAAGCTGAGCCAGATGGCCCAGACTGATTAA